A DNA window from Daucus carota subsp. sativus chromosome 3, DH1 v3.0, whole genome shotgun sequence contains the following coding sequences:
- the LOC108214820 gene encoding RING-H2 finger protein ATL70 has product MNSTTSSGGFLGSNNIGGFGYGIGLSVGILLLITTITLASYFCSRVQTTPPDTGANRVILVEPPHPQHIALEVGLDKETLNSYPKLRYSEAKLVNNKDSTATCCSICLGDYKSSDMLRLLPDCGHLFHLKCVDPWLRSHPTCPVCRTSPLPTPLSTPLAEVVPLATRRDIG; this is encoded by the coding sequence ATGAATAGTACAACAAGCTCCGGGGGATTTCTTGGCTCGAATAATATAGGTGGTTTCGGCTATGGCATTGGATTGTCGGTGGGAATTCTGTTACTCATAACAACAATTACACTGGCTTCATATTTTTGCTCCCGGGTTCAAACGACACCACCTGACACTGGCGCTAACAGGGTGATCCTGGTGGAGCCGCCTCACCCTCAGCACATTGCGCTGGAGGTGGGGCTCGACAAGGAAACGCTGAACAGTTATCCAAAGCTGCGTTACTCAGAGGCAAAGCTGGTGAATAATAAAGACTCCACCGCGACATGTTGCTCCATATGTCTGGGGGACTATAAGAGTAGTGACATGCTAAGGTTACTTCCAGACTGTGGACATTTGTTTCATCTCAAGTGTGTTGACCCTTGGTTGCGATCCCACCCCACGTGTCCTGTTTGTAGAACATCTCCATTGCCAACACCGCTCTCGACTCCGTTGGCTGAGGTTGTTCCGTTGGCAACAAGAAGGGATATTGGATAG